In Flavobacteriales bacterium, the following are encoded in one genomic region:
- a CDS encoding sulfite exporter TauE/SafE family protein, with translation MSYFELEHIWFFLGLLPLVAFLYSAVGHGGASGYLALMALFGFAPDEMKPTALLLNLFVAAISFYHYWKEGHFNKKLFFSFALASIPLSFLGGMIEVDTSIYKKVLGVLLLFAVLRMMNVFGKEKTAIKEVKIWQGIVIGGAIGFFSGLIGIGGGIILSPVILLLHWGKMKEAAAVSALFIWVNSAAGMAGQISSGVEINSQAFILVGIAIVGGFLGSYYGSKKLDNKYLRFVLAFVLITACFKLFIT, from the coding sequence TTGAGTTACTTTGAATTAGAACATATTTGGTTTTTTCTAGGATTGCTTCCTTTGGTTGCCTTTTTATATTCTGCTGTAGGCCATGGTGGTGCAAGTGGCTATTTGGCATTAATGGCATTGTTCGGTTTTGCTCCAGATGAGATGAAGCCAACGGCATTGCTACTCAACTTATTCGTTGCGGCTATTTCTTTTTATCACTATTGGAAAGAAGGTCATTTTAATAAAAAGCTCTTTTTCTCATTCGCCCTCGCTTCTATCCCCCTTTCCTTCTTAGGTGGGATGATTGAAGTAGACACAAGCATTTATAAAAAGGTATTAGGTGTACTTCTTCTTTTCGCAGTATTACGAATGATGAACGTTTTTGGAAAAGAGAAGACAGCAATTAAAGAAGTAAAAATCTGGCAGGGCATAGTTATCGGTGGAGCAATTGGCTTCTTCTCTGGCCTTATCGGTATTGGTGGAGGAATAATTTTAAGTCCAGTAATATTGCTTTTGCATTGGGGTAAAATGAAAGAAGCCGCAGCAGTATCGGCCCTATTTATATGGGTTAATTCCGCTGCCGGAATGGCTGGCCAAATTTCTAGTGGAGTTGAAATAAATTCTCAGGCCTTCATCCTAGTTGGCATTGCAATCGTTGGTGGCTTTCTCGGATCTTACTATGGAAGTAAAAAATTAGATAATAAATATTTGCGCTTCGTTCTGGCTTTTGTGCTAATCACAGCATGCTTTAAATTGTTTATTACGTAA